The DNA window CTCGCCCTCGGGCTGCGGACGCACACCCTCGGCGGGCTCCTCTGGTGGTGCCTGCCGATCGCCCTCGCCTACGCCTGGATCGTCCGCCGGGTGATCGCCGGGATCGCCGTGCACCTGCCCGGCCAGCGGCTGTTCGGTTGGCCCGACCACGCCGCGCTGGCCGGCGTCCGCCACCCCTGGCAGATCACCGTCTGCTCGGCGCTGATCGGCGCGTTCAGCCACGTCGCCTGGGACCGGGTCACCCACAGCGGGCGGTGGCCGCGCCTGCTCGGCGTCGCCGACTTCCACGCCCTGACGGGGCTGTACTGGTGGCAGGTGGCGGACGTGATGGGCACCGTCGGTGGCGGGCTGCTGGTCGCCGTCCTGGCGGTGCGCGCCGCCCGGCGGGGCGAGATCTTCGACGGCATCCGCCCGCCGGCGCCGCCGGCCCGGCCGGGGATGTTCTGGGGGGTGGCCCTGGCGGTCACCGGACTCGGGACGATCCTGCTGCCGGGCCTGCCGGCGGCCACCGTCCCGGCGCCGGCCGGGGTGCGCCTGCTGCACCTCGCGGCGGTCGCGCTGATCGCCGGGGCGGCCGCGGCCGGGGCCCTGACCGGGTCCCCGCCCGACGTCGCGCGCAGCCCTCGCCTCGAAAACCAACAGCGCTGGTCCGGCTGACCCTGTTACGCCGACATGCCGTATTTCAACGTTGGTATCAATCACATTCTCCCAGGCCCGCCCGACCTTGTTCCACCTGCGAGAACCTGCCTAACCTGAGCCCGCGCCCACGCCTCTTCGGGGTGAGTCGGGGGCGCGCCGAAGTCCGGTAGTTGGGCACCGTGGAGCTGAGTGCAGGCGGGCCGGCTCGCCGTATTGAGCCCGGCGTTGGCGGCGTGCCACGCCCGCCGTGCTGCAGACGGCGAAGACCGCTACCACGCCGGACGGCTGGGGTCAGGACCGGGGAGTTGCGGACCCGGTCCTGACCCGTCCGGCCACCTCCACCACCCGGGCGACCGACCGGACCGGGGCGGTGCGCCGACCGACTCCGTGCGAGGATCCGGCAGCGGAAACTTCCCCCCGCCCCCCACCAGCCAGGACCGCATCCGCATGGACATGACCAGCACCGGCCAGCCGCCCGCCGAGAACGCCGCCAGCACCTGCTACCGGCACCCGAAGCGGGAGACGCTGCTGCGCTGCAGCCGCTGCGACCGCCACATCTGCCCCGACTGCATGCGCGAGGCGCCAGTCGGCCACCGCTGCCCGGAGTGCGTCCGGGCGGACAACCGCACCGTCCGCCAGGCCCGGACCGTCTTCGGCGGCCGACCGGTCACCCGCCCGCTGGTGACGTACGCGCTGATCGCCCTCATCGTGCTGGCGTACCTGGTCGAGCTGGTCCACCCGGCCGTGCTCGACCAGTTCGACAGCCTGGGCACCGGGCTGGTCGACGACGCCGGCCAGCGCTACGTCGACGACGGCGTGGCCCGCCCCGGGTACGAGCCGGTCGGGATCGCGCACGGCGAGTGGTACCGCCTCATCACCTCGTCGTTCCTGCACCTGCTGCCCACCCAGGGCGTCCTCGGCTTCCTGCACATCA is part of the Micromonospora halotolerans genome and encodes:
- a CDS encoding DUF4184 family protein is translated as MPLTFPSHLAPVLPLKLWRPHWFDGVALATGAVAPDVGYLFTGTGLALGLRTHTLGGLLWWCLPIALAYAWIVRRVIAGIAVHLPGQRLFGWPDHAALAGVRHPWQITVCSALIGAFSHVAWDRVTHSGRWPRLLGVADFHALTGLYWWQVADVMGTVGGGLLVAVLAVRAARRGEIFDGIRPPAPPARPGMFWGVALAVTGLGTILLPGLPAATVPAPAGVRLLHLAAVALIAGAAAAGALTGSPPDVARSPRLENQQRWSG
- a CDS encoding rhomboid family intramembrane serine protease, yielding MDMTSTGQPPAENAASTCYRHPKRETLLRCSRCDRHICPDCMREAPVGHRCPECVRADNRTVRQARTVFGGRPVTRPLVTYALIALIVLAYLVELVHPAVLDQFDSLGTGLVDDAGQRYVDDGVARPGYEPVGIAHGEWYRLITSSFLHLLPTQGVLGFLHITFNLWWLWVLGRVVEDRLGHARYLAVYLLSALGGGVLGFLVSPDQSAVGASGAVYGLAGCYVVLARRLHHHPIEPQRVLVPFVIWMVLSAGWTSWEGHLGGLLAGGLVGIGFAYAPPGRRTAVQMAVATAVAVLLVALVVVKSLALTG